A region of the Arachis hypogaea cultivar Tifrunner chromosome 15, arahy.Tifrunner.gnm2.J5K5, whole genome shotgun sequence genome:
aataattcaataaatcagtctataaaaataaaaattccatccCCATTTATAcagatatttttttgtttttggtatatttacaatattttgaattttttatttttcataatatctCTCAATTTTATAGTAACTAATCTATTATGAATTTAAGTTCTATTTAAGatattattattgattaataGATTAATGCATAtacaaaatgaaattcaaacttttTATACTTACTTAATTGGACGAGTATAAACAAAATTCACTGCAAAATTAACGGCCAACATATAATATATCTTAAGTCTTAGTCAAATATGAAGAGATAGGATAAATAACTCTATAAAATAAGACAACCGTATTTGGCGTGCTGCGTGCATGGCAATCATCTGAATAATTAAGGTTAGTAAACTATGTTGCACTTATAATggtttgttatatatataatcacaacATTGCTAAGCCTAAAACATAAAATACcatcacacacaaaaaaaaaaaaaaaaaacccacttTCACAACCATAAGTCATAACCATGAGAAGTACTCTTCATTTATTCATAGCACTTTTTGTGCTATTACAATTAAGCCCTTCATCACATGCAACATTTGTTAGCATTGATTGTGGCTCCTCCGAATCCTTCACCGATCAAAACAACATAAGATGGGTTGGTGATGATTCATACATCCAACATGGTGTGCCTCAACAAGTCTATTTAGGTTCCAATGATCCATTGAGCACTCTTAGGGTGTTCCCAAATGGAAAGAAGCATTGCTACTCCATCAAAGTTCAAGAGGGTGAAAAGGTTCTTGCTAGAGCAAGCTTCTACTACGGGAATTATGATGACAAATTCTCACCACCAATCTTTGATCTTCAATTTGATGGAAACTATTGGGCCACTGTTAATACATCAAATTATTACTATGTTGATTATGAAGCTATATATGTGACTAAGGGAAACTTTACTAGTATATGTGTTGCTCAAACAAAGCCTAACATGCTTCCTTTCCTATCATCACTTGAACTACGTAGCTTGGACCCAAAAATGTATAGCCATGTTGATTCCCATCATGCTTTGATTTTGCAATGGAGATATGCTT
Encoded here:
- the LOC112749011 gene encoding uncharacterized protein At1g24485-like, giving the protein MRSTLHLFIALFVLLQLSPSSHATFVSIDCGSSESFTDQNNIRWVGDDSYIQHGVPQQVYLGSNDPLSTLRVFPNGKKHCYSIKVQEGEKVLARASFYYGNYDDKFSPPIFDLQFDGNYWATVNTSNYYYVDYEAIYVTKGNFTSICVAQTKPNMLPFLSSLELRSLDPKMYSHVDSHHALILQWRYAFGGNQTIRYPDDIYDRIWRAADGIGLSEIHNQFSRIDMTTSEDVPPESALQNAIVSTSTNHYIQFINRLPSKKQVPVYITTYFSELIPTAVGNRSFQMYIDNNKFSTPIVPPFGQVKELYVTNVTASSDTSFVLQATQTSTLPPLLNALEVYTISNALTAGTDSRDGVY